One region of Streptomyces sp. CG4 genomic DNA includes:
- a CDS encoding MerR family transcriptional regulator — MTDQRLWSYKEIAAHIKVQPDTVRSYRKHGLLPPPDHVEGGKPYWYADTVRAWVASRPGNRGRQLD; from the coding sequence ATGACCGACCAAAGACTCTGGTCCTACAAGGAGATCGCGGCACACATCAAAGTGCAGCCGGACACCGTACGGTCCTATCGCAAGCACGGGCTGCTGCCTCCGCCCGACCATGTGGAGGGCGGCAAGCCCTACTGGTACGCCGACACCGTCCGCGCCTGGGTCGCCTCCCGGCCGGGCAACCGCGGCCGCCAACTGGACTGA
- a CDS encoding helix-turn-helix domain-containing protein, producing the protein MLTVPARPHPALRPGVISYRGIRVALDRPRRRLETPIGAATLLLGFEAPVRITRAGRAPVSLVSVVNGLTTAPAVGEHGGRLSGIEVLLAPWAAFTLFGTPQYELANRSLDPAELADSAGVPLGELAAALAALPGWPQRFALLDRVLLARLDASVPASDRVVHAWSLLLRTAGRIPVPRLAEEVGWSVRHLENRFQEQIGLPPKAAARVLRLQRARRLLAAGHGQAETAAMCGYYDQAHFSGEFKTMTGCTPGEFLAARRLPDASSATDRLTGEPTSLLLNSGRGALFSKTRRPGTGHADRPAGRFPGRAGASGGQGEPSREAP; encoded by the coding sequence GTGTTGACCGTGCCGGCTCGGCCGCATCCGGCGTTGCGGCCGGGAGTGATCAGTTATCGCGGGATACGGGTGGCCCTCGACCGGCCGCGGCGACGGCTGGAGACACCGATCGGTGCGGCCACGCTGCTGCTGGGCTTCGAGGCGCCGGTGCGGATCACGCGGGCGGGGCGGGCCCCGGTGAGCCTGGTATCCGTGGTCAACGGGCTGACCACCGCACCCGCCGTCGGTGAACACGGGGGCCGGCTCTCCGGGATCGAGGTGCTGCTCGCGCCGTGGGCCGCGTTCACGCTGTTCGGCACCCCGCAGTACGAGCTGGCCAACCGCTCGCTGGATCCGGCCGAGTTGGCCGACTCCGCGGGCGTACCGCTCGGCGAACTCGCCGCCGCGCTCGCCGCGTTGCCCGGCTGGCCGCAGCGGTTCGCCCTGCTCGACCGGGTGCTGCTGGCGCGGCTGGACGCAAGCGTGCCGGCGTCCGACCGGGTGGTGCACGCCTGGTCACTGCTGCTGCGCACGGCCGGCCGGATCCCGGTTCCCCGGCTGGCCGAGGAAGTGGGCTGGAGCGTACGGCACCTGGAGAACCGCTTCCAGGAACAGATCGGCCTCCCGCCGAAGGCGGCGGCCCGGGTGCTGCGGCTGCAACGGGCACGGCGACTGCTGGCTGCGGGCCACGGGCAGGCGGAGACCGCGGCGATGTGCGGGTACTACGACCAGGCGCACTTCAGCGGCGAGTTCAAGACCATGACCGGCTGCACGCCGGGCGAGTTTCTGGCGGCCCGGCGGCTGCCGGACGCGAGCTCCGCTACCGACCGTCTGACGGGCGAGCCGACGAGCCTGCTGCTCAACTCCGGCCGCGGTGCGCTTTTTTCCAAGACCCGCAGGCCCGGAACCGGGCACGCTGATCGCCCGGCCGGCAGGTTCCCAGGGCGAGCGGGGGCGTCCGGCGGCCAGGGGGAACCGTCCCGGGAGGCGCCCTGA
- the iolC gene encoding 5-dehydro-2-deoxygluconokinase, whose translation MAYDLITMGRIGVDLYPLQAGVPLAQVASFGKFLGGSATNVAVAAARLGRRTAVITRTGDDPFGTYLHEALRGFGVDDRWVTPVPGLPTPVTFCEVFPPDDFPLYFYRQPKAPDLEIDAHDLDLDAIRAARIFWVTGTGLCEEPSRTATLAALAHRAKTGTTVFDLDWRPMFWAHPDEARPYYAEALRHTTVAVGNLDEVEVATGVREPHAAARALLDAGVEIAVVKQGPKGVLAVSRNGDSAEVPPLPVTVLNGLGAGDAFGGSLCHGLLEGWDLETIMRHANAAGAIVASRLECSSAMPTPDEVAAALEAGAVL comes from the coding sequence ATGGCCTACGACCTGATCACCATGGGGCGGATCGGAGTGGACCTCTACCCGCTGCAAGCCGGTGTGCCGCTCGCCCAGGTGGCGTCCTTCGGCAAGTTCCTCGGCGGGTCGGCGACGAACGTCGCGGTCGCCGCGGCCCGGCTCGGCCGGCGCACCGCCGTGATCACCCGGACGGGCGACGACCCGTTCGGCACCTACCTGCACGAGGCGCTGCGCGGCTTCGGTGTCGACGACCGCTGGGTCACTCCCGTCCCCGGGCTGCCGACCCCGGTCACCTTCTGCGAGGTCTTCCCGCCGGACGACTTCCCGCTCTACTTCTACCGGCAGCCCAAGGCGCCCGACCTGGAGATCGACGCCCACGACCTGGACCTCGACGCCATCCGTGCGGCCCGTATCTTCTGGGTCACCGGCACCGGCCTGTGCGAGGAGCCCAGCCGTACGGCCACCCTCGCGGCCCTCGCCCACCGGGCGAAGACGGGCACGACGGTCTTCGACCTCGACTGGCGGCCCATGTTCTGGGCCCACCCCGACGAGGCCCGCCCCTACTACGCCGAGGCCCTCAGGCACACCACCGTCGCCGTCGGCAATCTCGACGAGGTCGAGGTCGCGACCGGCGTGCGCGAGCCCCATGCGGCCGCCCGCGCGCTCCTCGACGCCGGGGTCGAGATCGCCGTCGTCAAGCAGGGCCCCAAGGGCGTCCTCGCCGTCAGCCGCAACGGTGACTCGGCCGAGGTGCCACCCCTCCCGGTCACCGTGCTCAACGGACTCGGCGCCGGAGACGCCTTCGGCGGCTCCCTCTGCCACGGCCTCCTCGAAGGCTGGGACCTGGAGACGATCATGCGGCACGCCAACGCGGCCGGTGCCATCGTCGCCTCCCGCCTGGAATGTTCCTCGGCGATGCCCACCCCGGACGAGGTGGCCGCCGCGCTCGAGGCGGGAGCGGTGCTGTGA
- a CDS encoding deoxyribose-phosphate aldolase, which translates to MFLGDAHPGRGGRRARGGSGAVRAGRVTGTHTEGGDAGRSPRVDVAELVRVRTHHPEAIAEAAARRARRPLLKENGKLMIVAADHPARGALGVGDRKLAMANRADLLERLCLALSRPGVDGVLATADILDDLLLLGALDHKVVMGSMNRGGLQGARFELDDRFTGHRPEDIQRLGFDAGKLLLRIDYDDPGSLTTLESTARAIDEMAARRLPVFVEPFISRRTPEGRLRNDLSAEAVTRSIAIASGLGGSSAYTWLKVPVTENPDDMARVMETSTLPAVLLGGDIGDSPEDQVAAYEKWRGALQLPTVRGLVVGRSLLYPADGDVAAAVDTAVGLL; encoded by the coding sequence ATGTTCCTCGGCGATGCCCACCCCGGACGAGGTGGCCGCCGCGCTCGAGGCGGGAGCGGTGCTGTGAGGGCCGGCCGGGTCACGGGCACGCACACCGAGGGCGGGGACGCCGGCCGGAGCCCCCGTGTCGACGTCGCCGAGCTCGTCCGGGTCCGTACCCATCACCCCGAGGCGATCGCCGAGGCCGCCGCCCGCCGGGCCCGCCGGCCGCTCCTCAAGGAGAACGGCAAGCTGATGATCGTCGCCGCCGACCACCCCGCCCGGGGCGCGCTCGGCGTCGGCGACCGCAAGCTGGCCATGGCCAACCGCGCCGACCTGCTGGAACGCCTCTGCCTGGCGCTGTCCCGGCCCGGCGTCGACGGCGTCCTCGCCACCGCCGACATCCTGGACGACCTGCTGCTGCTCGGGGCCCTCGACCACAAGGTCGTCATGGGCTCGATGAATCGCGGTGGTCTGCAGGGCGCCCGCTTCGAGCTGGACGACCGTTTCACCGGGCACCGCCCCGAGGACATCCAGCGGCTCGGCTTCGACGCGGGCAAGCTGCTGCTGCGCATCGACTACGACGACCCCGGTTCGCTGACCACCCTGGAGTCCACCGCCCGCGCCATCGACGAGATGGCCGCACGCCGGCTGCCGGTCTTCGTGGAGCCGTTCATCAGCCGCCGCACCCCCGAGGGAAGGCTGCGGAACGACCTGTCCGCCGAGGCGGTCACCCGGTCCATCGCCATCGCCTCCGGCCTCGGCGGGTCCTCCGCCTACACCTGGCTGAAGGTGCCCGTCACCGAGAACCCCGACGACATGGCCCGGGTCATGGAGACCTCGACCCTGCCGGCCGTGCTGCTCGGCGGCGACATCGGGGACTCGCCCGAGGACCAGGTCGCCGCGTACGAGAAGTGGCGCGGCGCGCTCCAACTCCCCACCGTGCGCGGTCTGGTGGTCGGCCGCTCGCTGCTGTACCCGGCGGACGGCGATGTGGCCGCCGCCGTGGACACCGCCGTAGGACTGCTGTGA
- the iolB gene encoding 5-deoxy-glucuronate isomerase, with translation MTSTDLHLPKGATANAQYVVDIDPKLAGWTHSSLRVVELAPGGSHTFTTGDSEWIVLPLQGGCTVQIETASSEQAEFQLLGRDSVFADVSDFAYVPRDARVQIASGAGGRFALAGAKCERRLPARYGPAPEVPVEERGSGSCARRVRNFASADSFDCDRLIAVEVITPGGNWSSYPPHKHDEHRPGQESELEEIYYFEIDGPSGLGYQRVFPSREGGSDVLAEVRSGDAVLVPDGWHGPSIAQPGHDMYYLNVMAGPGATREWRICFHPDHVEGTGGYR, from the coding sequence ATGACCAGCACCGACCTGCATCTGCCCAAGGGCGCGACCGCGAACGCCCAGTACGTCGTCGACATCGACCCCAAGTTGGCCGGCTGGACACACAGCAGCCTGCGTGTCGTCGAGTTGGCGCCCGGCGGCAGCCATACGTTCACCACCGGCGACAGTGAGTGGATCGTGCTTCCGTTGCAAGGCGGATGTACCGTACAAATTGAGACGGCGTCATCCGAGCAGGCCGAGTTCCAACTCCTGGGCCGGGACAGCGTGTTCGCGGACGTCTCCGACTTCGCGTATGTTCCCCGGGACGCCCGGGTCCAGATCGCCTCCGGCGCGGGAGGCCGCTTCGCCCTGGCAGGAGCGAAGTGCGAGCGACGACTCCCCGCCCGCTACGGCCCCGCGCCGGAGGTCCCCGTCGAGGAGCGCGGCAGCGGCAGTTGCGCCCGCAGAGTGCGCAACTTCGCCTCCGCCGACTCCTTCGACTGCGACAGGCTGATCGCCGTCGAGGTGATCACCCCGGGCGGCAACTGGTCCTCGTACCCGCCGCACAAGCACGACGAGCACCGGCCGGGCCAGGAGTCCGAGCTGGAGGAGATCTACTACTTCGAGATCGACGGCCCGAGCGGTCTCGGCTATCAGCGCGTCTTCCCCTCGCGGGAGGGCGGCTCGGACGTGCTCGCCGAGGTCCGGTCCGGTGACGCGGTCCTCGTCCCGGACGGCTGGCACGGACCGTCCATCGCCCAGCCCGGGCACGACATGTACTACCTGAACGTCATGGCGGGTCCGGGCGCGACCCGGGAGTGGCGGATCTGCTTCCACCCGGATCACGTAGAAGGCACAGGGGGGTACCGATGA
- the iolD gene encoding 3D-(3,5/4)-trihydroxycyclohexane-1,2-dione acylhydrolase (decyclizing), with the protein MTIRLTVAQALVRFLAAQYTERDGERRRLIGATWGIFGHGNVAGLGQALIEYAEAMPYHQGRNEQSMVHAAVGYARQANRLSTHAVTTSVGPGATNLVTGAALATINHLPVLLLPGDVFATRPADPVLQQLEVPYAGDVSVNDSLRPVSRYFDRVTRPEALIPSALQAMRVLTDPVETGAVTLALPQDVQAEAFDWPEEFFSTRVWTVRRPGADPVELAEAVRAIRGARRPLVVAGGGVHHSRAEAALAEFAEATGIPVASTQAGKGSLRYDHPQDVGGVGHTGTATADELARTADLVIGVGTRYTDFTTASGTLFAHPGVRFLNLNIAPFDGHKLSGLPLVADARSGLGELTEALVMHGHRVPEPYVTEYTEDKERWEQRVDACFEAAEIDVRPTQPQVIGALDALVDESDIIINAAGSLPGDLHKLWRARSCDQYHLEYGYSCMGYEIPAALGVKLAAPERNVWALVGDGTYLMMPTEIVTAVQEGVAIKILLVQNHGYASIGGLSESVGGERFGTAYRYQAEDGTYTGAPLPVDLAANAASLGMRVLRAKTVRELRAALAEARAADTPTCVYVETETSDTVSGAPPAQAWWDVPVAETATRPSAVKARELYERHVSTRRRHL; encoded by the coding sequence ATGACCATCCGGCTGACCGTCGCCCAGGCGCTCGTCCGCTTCCTCGCCGCCCAGTACACCGAACGCGACGGCGAGCGCCGGCGGCTGATCGGTGCCACCTGGGGCATCTTCGGCCACGGCAATGTCGCGGGGCTCGGCCAGGCCCTGATCGAGTACGCCGAGGCGATGCCGTATCACCAGGGCCGCAACGAGCAGTCCATGGTGCACGCCGCCGTCGGCTACGCCCGCCAGGCGAACCGGCTGTCCACGCACGCGGTGACGACGTCGGTCGGCCCCGGCGCCACCAATCTCGTCACCGGCGCCGCCCTCGCGACCATCAACCACCTCCCGGTCCTGCTCCTGCCGGGCGACGTCTTCGCCACCCGCCCCGCCGACCCGGTCCTGCAGCAGCTGGAGGTGCCGTACGCGGGCGATGTGTCGGTCAACGACAGCCTGCGCCCGGTGTCGCGGTACTTCGACCGCGTCACCCGCCCGGAGGCCCTGATCCCGTCGGCCCTGCAGGCCATGCGGGTGCTCACCGACCCGGTCGAGACCGGCGCGGTCACGCTCGCCCTGCCGCAGGACGTGCAGGCCGAGGCCTTCGACTGGCCGGAGGAGTTCTTCTCGACGCGCGTGTGGACGGTACGCCGGCCCGGCGCGGACCCCGTCGAGCTGGCCGAGGCGGTCCGGGCGATTCGGGGCGCGCGCCGGCCGCTGGTAGTCGCGGGCGGCGGCGTCCACCACAGCCGCGCCGAGGCGGCTCTCGCCGAGTTCGCGGAGGCCACCGGCATCCCGGTCGCCTCCACCCAGGCCGGCAAGGGCTCCCTGCGCTACGACCACCCGCAGGACGTCGGCGGGGTCGGCCACACCGGCACCGCGACCGCCGACGAACTGGCCCGCACGGCGGACCTGGTGATCGGCGTCGGCACCCGCTACACCGACTTCACCACGGCCTCCGGCACTCTTTTCGCGCATCCGGGCGTCCGATTCCTGAACCTCAACATCGCGCCCTTCGACGGCCACAAGCTGTCCGGCCTCCCGCTGGTCGCCGACGCCCGCAGCGGCCTGGGCGAGCTGACCGAGGCGCTGGTGATGCACGGTCACCGGGTGCCGGAGCCGTACGTCACCGAGTACACCGAGGACAAGGAGCGCTGGGAGCAGCGCGTCGACGCCTGCTTCGAGGCCGCGGAGATCGACGTACGGCCGACCCAGCCGCAGGTCATCGGCGCCCTGGACGCCCTGGTGGACGAGTCCGACATCATCATCAACGCGGCCGGCTCGCTCCCCGGCGATCTGCACAAGCTGTGGCGGGCACGGTCCTGCGACCAGTACCACCTGGAGTACGGCTACTCCTGCATGGGCTACGAGATCCCGGCCGCGCTCGGGGTCAAGCTCGCCGCGCCGGAGCGGAACGTATGGGCGCTGGTCGGCGACGGCACGTATCTGATGATGCCGACCGAGATCGTGACCGCCGTGCAGGAGGGCGTCGCGATCAAGATCCTGCTGGTGCAGAACCACGGGTACGCCTCCATCGGCGGGCTCTCGGAGTCGGTGGGCGGCGAGCGGTTCGGCACCGCGTACCGCTACCAGGCCGAGGACGGGACGTACACGGGCGCCCCGCTGCCCGTCGACCTCGCCGCCAACGCGGCCAGCCTGGGTATGCGGGTACTGCGCGCGAAGACCGTACGGGAGCTGCGCGCGGCGCTCGCCGAGGCACGCGCCGCCGACACTCCCACATGTGTCTACGTGGAGACCGAAACGTCCGACACTGTGTCGGGCGCGCCCCCGGCGCAGGCCTGGTGGGATGTTCCTGTGGCCGAGACCGCGACCCGACCGTCGGCGGTCAAGGCACGTGAGCTGTACGAACGGCACGTCTCGACCCGACGCCGCCATCTGTAA